GTCTTTTTCTCTTTGCAGGAATTTCAAGAGTTGTGGCCCAAGTTGGATGCCATATTTGACGGTGGTACAATAGGTGCATCTGAAGCGTCTAGATTAGGATCAACTGTTGTGGATTTGTCACAGTCTGGATTATATCAGATAATCCGACCCGGAAGGTGAGATTACAATAAATCATCTTAATTGGTAAAAATAGTTGTAATTAATCCTACATTCCTGCAGCCAAGGTGAAACACTGCCAGTGGGCAAGGTCATAGTCTACCCTGTTCACATCTCTGAAATAGGCCCACAATCACTGTTGATAACAATGTGAATGGGCAAAACCGTGGTAATGATATGGGTTAACTTGGTTAGGGAATAGctgccactgagggcgctatccccTTCCAAGGTGACATTTCAATGGACTTTTAGAAAAACAAATGGAATCACAGTCAAGCAGACATTGAAGTAGCACCAGTCAACGTGGGAATATTTAGCTCAAAACTTTACCAGCCAGTGTGAAGTTAATGCTTATTTTAGACCAATTTTACTTTTCAAACAACACCAAATATACTAAAATCAGTTTCTCATTGTGTACTACATTTACAAGTGTACATCAAGAATGTAATAAGCAAAGTATCTTCTCAACAGGATGTCTTCAATGTGTACATTGATTTCTGGTTGCTAAGGTCTTTCCACACAGAGTGGGCAATCTGAAAATACTTCAAGATAAcgatgtaaaataaaattaccttgttatgtatttatttgtattgCACTGTATAGATTTCAATACAAAGCAAACCAGCAAGTTCAAGGAGTTAGGCTTTTAAACTCCTGTCAATAAAAGCATGACAGTCAGTGTTGAATGTTACACATTAACATTggcatttttgtgtgtttttttttttatttatttgttgtttgtgtatttctttaatttcttttttggATGCATTCTGTAACTTAATTCATAAGAACATGAATCTGATCAGCTAGAAATCGTAGATTTTCTTCAGCTTTCTCAGTACCACGTCCCAGCATTCCTTAGAAGATGGCTGCCAGCGATGTGGCTTTGAagggttttcagaaattaaTGCTTTTTGTacgaaaacaaaattgtcaatCCAATTGTCTGATACCAACGTTAGGAAAGTGCCAATGGTACGAGCATCACAAAGTCATTGACCTCTGACccctatttgacctttgatctGACTAAGTGTTGTTATTTTACTTCCTCTAGTGCCTACAGGAACACTGTCTCCATACTTGAAGAGAAGCATGGACTCAAAGAAACAAGATAATGGCAAGGTCTCAATACACATAACCTCGTCTTGTCACATCAACAAACTGAAACGTAATGCAAGCAAACTCTTATGGCAACTAAGAATGGTTGATTCATTCACAAGCTCTAGAAAGATTTTACAGGGATTTCTTACCAATGCAAGAGAAAGTTAAGCCGAGTTTTTTGAGTAACATACTCCAAGTGATATTATTTTTAACAGGgttttgaaacaaagacattttTTGGATTAGTGTAATATTTCTTCTGTCACTCGAGAACAATGAGGGAACCATGACAACATTGTACAACATACTGCCCTCAACCAAAGACGTTTCAGATAATTATTGCTTACGTGGGCCAATTTTAGTCAAGTATGTACAATTTTACTGTGAgcagacatgaaaaatttgtgtgtgtgtgtgtgtgtgtgtgtgtgtgtgtgtgtttgtgtgtgtgtggttttGTTCATAGAATTCAAGTCCTCTGATGTAGTACATATCTTCATCGGTGTGTTTCTCTGTATGTTAAGATTCACGGATTAATTATTTATCATGTCAATGTCATCTTTAAATTTTCTCAAGTCAGCCTTTCACTAGTACATGTTATATGGGAACATTCCTTGGCTTGTTATTTGGCATTTGAATTTAGGCCTTTGAATATTCTCCATTTAAAGTGAGTCGTTTTCAGTTGATTTTCATACCTACCTATGCCCATTATTTCACTCAGTATAAATGAATATACTTGTTTAAGAAGTATGGCAAGAGATGAAGTCAACCATACCGCAAAGTGGCGTAGAGGGTGCTCTTACCTTCATTCCATCGTTCGCCTCTAGACCTGTAGGCTAACTGTGATATCCATTGTAGTCACATAACTAGTGTTTGCTATGACTTTGAAGAAAACAGATGAAATTTAGACAATAGCCAAAGTAAATGGAGAGAGTTTTAAACAAGTATTTAACAAGTTTTGTCATTAATACAGAATATTGATTTTTAACTCAAACAAGTGCTGTCTAACTGTGATGTAATGTTATTTATATAGAAACAACTAATATACTAGCATAAAGAGAATTTGGTCAAGTTGAACTTTGCAGTCTCATTTCAGAttatgtttttgtaatttcatatccattctcAGGAAATTCTTAACATGTTCAAGGTGAATGAAAGTAAAGTTAGAATCAGAATCCAAATTTTGGATTGTACAGTTGATCGGTTTCTCTACAGTTTCAGAGCATTTCAAATGATGTTGTTTTGGCAATGTATTGagtcaaacaaaaaatatcttGTTACTGATATGAGATGTTCAGTTACAACCttacattatttatttcaagaatacaaaatttaaaaaaacctgGATAAATCTAACGAATATGCTGCATTAATAATGCACCAGTGACAGAAGGGTAATTTCAATGTGGCAAAACATATAACTGTTTTAGCTCAGTTTAGAGAAACCATCTATTTGTGTTTGCTTCAGTAGATTTGTAAGGATCAAAAAAATGAATGCTGTAATAACTCAACATTACACCGAATAAgtgttcatgatttttttaatttaataatCACAGTAATCATGTTAGTATTGCACAAACTGCAGATGTGGCATAAACTTCCgaaatacattttattgaaCCAAGTTTTCTGTATTTGCAATCCATTGATCATAGTGTAAACATGATTGTCTATAGCAAGTGTCAATCCTATGGCAGAAGCATAAGGGGAGATCGAAATATAAATCAAATCCATGTTTAAAAAGTTACCAAAGTAGTATGTTGCATTGCACCATGGGAAATTGTTGCAAAGAGTACTTGACATCCATACTTTCATGTGTCCATTGATACAAGTTACAGTCAGTTCATCAGTTCATCATATTTGTCTTCACAGGGACACTTCTATAACACATTGAGAAGTTGTTGAATTTGTGCTGTGATTAAATTGAATCATTCCGCCATATTTATCAATTGTTTAGTTCAGTCAGGCTTTTGATCATGAAAACtgcaaatgtaatttttctgttGAAGGAGGAGAGGGTGGTGGCTTGATTGATATTCCAAACTTTATAATCACAATgagaacaaatacatgtattgtaaaGTCAACTATAAGGAGTTAGCAGTGAGAAGCAAGGCAAAAGAATTAGGTTTTTGCTAGTTTTTGTGATGGACAACCCCTCTGAACTGTCCAAATCTCACACAGTGGTATTCCATGGAAATGTGTGATTAGTTGTCCCACTTATTACTTACACTGTAAGCTATTGCattcagaaatgtgtaaatctcaCAACAGCATCTCAATCGAGTGGCTGTACCTGCTTAGGGAGGGCAAGCAAATGTTACAACAGCCCTTTTGACCAACCAGAGGAGCGTGCCTGGAATGTTATGAAACTATGATAAGCTGACTATTGTAGGAGAAGGGGAGTCTGCGTTGGCAACACTATGTCAAAAACTCTTTAATGAAAGTAAATAAAGtatcataaatatttttttaatatgaTGAATGTGTCTTGTCATTGACTTCctattaaagggaaacagttgttggaactgcacctgtgccagtttcttgtttacaaacaatgtatttcgtgcacgatatctagatgcacctcatcatcatagctgcaacatttacattatatgatgtagattatgacagtcATGTTTTACAGTacttaactttcatcaatcaccatcgtaccttagatacagtgtttccatttgttgtatgggtcccatacgactttgagcgcagttccaacgATTGTATCCCTTTAGTAGATGTGTCTTGGAAGACGTAATTTCAAATAGTTGATTTCTAATTCAAACTCTTTAGACAACTCGTGTGATGAATgaacaaaatacaacatttttggcACAAGAAGGAACTTCTCTGTTGATACAGCTCTGAAATCATTGCATACAGAGTTCATGTGCTGTATCAGTTCTTCATTGGATTAACACCGATACTTTGGATGGATTTTACAGTAagatatataaaatacaaactttTGTCTTCTCTAATACATTTCACAGTTGCTTGTTCATctgaaaatgcattgtgccCGACCTGTATGAAAGTCGTAAAGATCACCAAAAAGCATCGGCCCAAACCATTATTGTAAGGTGAAAAGgaataaagatataataaaaatacttaataatttacaaattgcacacataatataaaatttgtaaaaattctaTACAAATGCTTTCATCAAAGATTAAATCTTCAAGTTCAAATAAGTAAAAGTCAAGAATATTTAAGTTCTGATTGGATGTGAAAATCACGTGTCATGCTGTGTATATAAAATTTCTCAGTATTACAACGAAATAATTTGTTTTAGTCTGAGATTGTGTGGGTGAATGAATTGTACGTGCCGTGTTTTGACTTTTACTGTTATGTATGCTTGAATACTGTGAACTAAAGATCTACAcggaaatattttgaataagagcTCGTCAATTATTAGGGCATCTAAAACTATGTTTTTAGGGGAGTAGATTCGTGTTCCTAAAATTTGAAACATGCCAAGCCATCTGGCTGCCAAGTAAGTATGATGAATTTCTTCTATCGCAATATTTGATATGATTTTGAAGAACCCGCGGATTATGAAACTAATGCAGCTTTATATCATCTACTGAGCAGCAATACACACAGTTTAGATTTGTTTCGTGTGTATATTGTCGGTTTCTATAAATTAAAAACGCTTCTCATATCTTTTCGTAACCATAATGTTGTAAAAATATGTCCGCATCTCCTCTTGTGAATCCATTTATTTGGCCGGAGACATCAGTCAATACAGACTACAATGGTACACTGTCTTGTCCATCATAAAATGTGTAATAAAAATGTCTTTCTTGAGGTCTTTCCAATCGAGTTATTTTGCAAAAGAGTAAGAAAATCACATATACAAAGACAGTTTCGGTCTGTTTGCTGTTAAGCTTTTGATAACCGTTTCACAATAACAGAATTATTGCAAGTGAATGCCAATCTTGAgaagtaaaaatattaaagataaCATCTTGTTGTTTCTACATCAAAGGAAATATTAGCatcacaaaaaatgaaacaaaagtttAGCAATTGTATCTTATTGCAGATGCTTAAACTTTCGTTTAAAATGTGTAATATGACAAAGTACAGTTTTTGAGAGACAAAGTAAGTTAACATTTTACACCCCGTGAGAACAGTTAACGCTATTTCAATCGtatataaattgaaaaaaatagcaCGGTGTCACGATGAAAAGTAGAGAATAAATAGATTATTAAAGCAATAGCAGGAACATCAACCCATACGTCAGAAACGCACGACTAAGCCCCCTCCACTGGCATATGCGTGCGTTTCATTTTAGGGAAGATTTTTATAAAGATACAATATAGTTCTTCAAATTATGTCTGGGGTGGGTTTTGACTCGATCCGAagcataaggccaaagtaattaaattctttgttttgcgtcctctcaaaatgggaaaaggtaggcgtctaagcggctgaaaaaaaacacaagaaaattaactcaatgtaatttgattgcagcgaataaaagtgtacaaaaattttagttcagagaAGCTAAGCGATAAGCGATTTaatcctaaaatttcctattcaaatacactgtgtgtttttcatgaaaaccttaaaaacctgggtggggacgcaaacaaagaatttaattactttggcctaactcATGTCGACAGACGATGACAGCGACACTAAGCTTGAGTCACTTTTTaggaaagttttaaaaaacaagtaatttgaatattgatttatgTCTTTTGATGCACGAAAGATAATCCTGAATGGGGCACGCAATTATTGCATCTATGCCGGTAAAATGGTTGAATTTCGAGTCCGGACTGAAATTTACTCGTTGATTGTAACAGTAGGGTGCAAACAATAATGGCAAGATGCAAATAGAGAAAGAGAACAAATATCATTACTTAAATTTGGAATCATTCAGTCTGTATATATAATGATGCAAAAATCTAATCGTCTGTTTTCGATTTTGGTGTGATTACTTCTTGGGTTGGATACGTTGGTTCAAATCCACTTTTGCCAACTAATGGCAGATTCAACTGTGGTAACAACACTGGTTCTTTTGGTTCTGGTGTCGGTGTTTTTATCTTGACCACCTGCTTTCGCTGTTTGATCGGTGGAGTAGCAGGTGTCTGGCTTACCGTTGGTATCACCGGCTCCCATCTCCGCACTTCATTGGTCTGTGGCCGGCCTTCCATTTTCACCTGCACGCGATTCGTCGCCGGGTTGTACGACATGAAGACCGGCGAGCCTTCATCGATGTCGTGAAGTCCGCGGGAAGGACGAGACGACGCCGCGCTTGCAAGAAGAGATGACCCACGAGTACTGACCGCAGTCCGGCCACTTGCACCAGTGCTGATTACAAATTGTTTTGATTCGGCGTTTTTAGGTTCGGAAACTGATATTCTCGGACTTGCACATTTGTCTGTCCTTGGAGTAGACACTTGATTTTTACTTTCACTGTTCCTCCTATTGAGTGGATCAATGCCTTGTTCTTTGTTCATCTTGTACATCTGTCGAAACGACAGTGGATAAGTAATAGTTGTCACAGAGCATTGCACTGTTTTTTCATCTGTACCAACGACCTCGGGTTTCTCGGAAGATATAGTTACGCGCTTTTTCGCTGTTTTGCTTTCACGTTTCACAGAGGTATCTTTTATCACAGGTTTCAGAGTCGGTGCGTCAGTGTTCTCCTTGTTGCTGACGTTGCTGGCGCTTTCTGGCGTGGGATTCCTGGCCATGTAACCGTTCCTAACTGGAGACATGTCAGGTCTGTCGATCTTCGTTTCCATGGCGATTGTTTCAGGAGCGTTTCTGTTGTCTTGGTTACGTGAGTAGGCCTGGGTGTTTGGCCTGCTCAGTTGCATTGGCATTGTCCTATCAATGACCGTAACCTTAACCTTACGGCTCATAGCAGACGTGTCCGCATCGCCTGGAAATCTTTCGTCCTTTGCCTTCGTTTCTTTCCCATTGTTCACTATGTTCAGTCTGTACGTCAATTGATCCCTCGGCCTGGTACCCTTTTCACTGCTGAAGTCTGGGAATTTTATAGGCTGCCAGTCCTGACCAGGTACAACACAATAAAATATAAGTTTATTGCTGGCAAAAAATAACGTCCCAACATGCATCTCATTATTGGATTGGGATACACATTAAACCACCGAAAAGATGTTAATTCAAAACGTATTCTTCTTTTAATTTCCGAACCAAAACTTAATTCCTCTTCAATTTATATCGTCGGTCTGTTCAGGAGTTGTCATTCACCTTTCatatttaatcaaaatttaTTGGTTATAAGTTTATAACACAAAAATCGGTATTTTACATCAATAAGGATGGCACACCACTGGATAGGAGTCCACCAAGGGAACTGTTCTGACCATAGAGGGCGTTCTTTTGAAACATTAGGTGGAAAGGGAAATCTCAAAAGGTTTTATTGTAAACTTACCTGTTTCGTGGCTTTTGCATTGTTTGTCCCTGCTTTCCGTGATCTTGGTGAATCCTCTACACTTTTCTTTGTCCCCTTGAAACCCGgtcttttcttcttcagcatgtccatgttgtatttgttcaACCTTTGCACGAGAAGATGGTACACGGCCGTCGAGGACACGGATTTGTTTGTGAGTAGCATCTTCACAAGTTCACCCATCCTGTAAGCGCGGATGTGACACATGTGGCGAACGATATCTTGGTTGAGGTCTTCCTGTTTGAGGTAGTTTGGAAAATGGACGGGAATAAGAGGCATACAGCCTTTGTTCAGCCACGGATGTTCCATCACTGATTCCAGGTGTGGTCGCTTGGAAGGATCGGGTTCCAGCAAGTGGAACAGCAATTCTTTGCACTCTGAAAGTCAAAGGTTAAGGCACGTTAACAGAATGATTCGCGTACAGGAAATATCAAACCAACAACATCGCCAAAAGCTGTCATAAAGTATTGTCTTTCTGTTGAAACCTTGAAATTACTTCACCTAGCTTTGAAAGTTGAGAAACTGGATAGGGCTTAGTGAAACAGTCATCACCACTTTTGATGGACTTAATAGTTCTGAGAGCGGCCTCGTCGACTACATTCCCTGTCGCTATGATCCTTAACACTctatgatattttgatatcaaagCCAATTTTCGTGCGTACGTTTGTTATGCAACCATCCCTTCCTTGGTTCAACTTAAAGCATTCTGAAATC
This genomic window from Ptychodera flava strain L36383 chromosome 10, AS_Pfla_20210202, whole genome shotgun sequence contains:
- the LOC139142859 gene encoding MAP/microtubule affinity-regulating kinase 4-like; translated protein: MPNAGTAALAAAFEAKKAVQMTGHPTILVAQTQSSSTLPQAVTTVPHDELSKFPHSKRVGQYLLGKTLGEGSFAKVKEGMHVGTGEKVAVKIIDKFKAREDNYVRRNMKREGGILQMVRHPHVVRLLETLETENHYYLIMEFCSGGNIMGKVAGRKGMSEAEVRKYLRQVVSAVDHLHRAGIVHRDLKVENLLLDEDGNIKIIDFGLSNCMRSPRSAESGESYIPNKTSQDVFVTQCGSPAYAAPELLSRKTYGTKVDVWSVGINMFVMLTGVLPFTVEPYNLKELYKKMIKRDINSIPPYLSEECKELLFHLLEPDPSKRPHLESVMEHPWLNKGCMPLIPVHFPNYLKQEDLNQDIVRHMCHIRAYRMGELVKMLLTNKSVSSTAVYHLLVQRLNKYNMDMLKKKRPGFKGTKKSVEDSPRSRKAGTNNAKATKQDWQPIKFPDFSSEKGTRPRDQLTYRLNIVNNGKETKAKDERFPGDADTSAMSRKVKVTVIDRTMPMQLSRPNTQAYSRNQDNRNAPETIAMETKIDRPDMSPVRNGYMARNPTPESASNVSNKENTDAPTLKPVIKDTSVKRESKTAKKRVTISSEKPEVVGTDEKTVQCSVTTITYPLSFRQMYKMNKEQGIDPLNRRNSESKNQVSTPRTDKCASPRISVSEPKNAESKQFVISTGASGRTAVSTRGSSLLASAASSRPSRGLHDIDEGSPVFMSYNPATNRVQVKMEGRPQTNEVRRWEPVIPTVSQTPATPPIKQRKQVVKIKTPTPEPKEPVLLPQLNLPLVGKSGFEPTYPTQEVITPKSKTDD